The Lutibacter profundi region TTAATTTTACGGCTGTATTATTGAAACCTACAGCCCAGCTGTATATCCCAAAAACAACAACGACTATAATTATTAACGGTAATAACCACTTTTTCATTATGTTTTGTTTTAGTTTTTATAATTCTATTATATTCGTGTTAAAAATACTCATTTGTTACAAATTAACAATATTATTTATCCATTAATCTGATCTTTTATTTTAATGAGTTTTGCTTTAATGGCCTCTAGACGTATAATAATGTCAAGGTTATTTTTAATATTTTTCGGATTCTCTTTCATTTTACTTTTAGCACCTTCTAGGGTAAATCCTTTCTCTTTAACTAGATGATAGATTAACTTTAAATTTTTGAGATCTTCTTCGGTAAATAATCTATTTCCTTTCTTATTCTTTTTTGGTTTTAAAATATCAAATTCTTTTTCCCAAAACCGAATATGAGAAGTGTTTAACCCAAATGCCTTGGCTACTTCTCCAATTTTATAGTATCTTTTTTTAGGTAAATTTATATGCATTAGTCTAATGATTGTCCTTCAATTTGAGCTGCTTTTTGCATTGCTTCAAATTCTTCAGGAGATAAGTTTCCATAGTAAAAATTAATAGGGTTTATTTTTCTGCCATTTTTATGAACTTCGTAATGTAAATGGGGGCCTTGAGAACGACCGGTTGTACCTACAAATCCAATTAAATCACCTCGTTTAACATGTTGCCCTCTTCTAACATTATATTTACTTAAATGTGCATACAACGTAATATATCCAAATCCATGGTCTATCTCAATATGTTTACCAAAGCCAGAGGCTCTTTGATCGGCTCTTTTTACTATACCATCTCCAGTTGCATAAATAGGAGTTCCACTTGGTGCCGAAAAATCCATTCCATAATGTTTTTTTCTAGCTTTTGTAAACGGATCGGTTCTCCAACCAAAACCAGAAGCCATACGTGTTAAGTCTTCTTTTTTAACAGGTTGTATAGCGGGGATTGCAGCCAGTAACTTCTCTTTATTTTCAGCCAAATTAACAATTTCATCCAATGACTTTGATTGAATATACAATTGCTTAGATAAAATATCCATATTTTTAGTAACATCAATAATCATTTCTGAATTATCAAACCCTTCTAATGCTTTGTATCTATTAATACCTCCAAAACCTGCTTTTCTCCGTTCTTCAGGTATTGGGTTCACTTCAAAATACAACCGATAAATATTATTATCTCTATCCTGAATTTCTTTTAAAATACTTTCAAGTTGAACTATTTTTTTACTGTGTAATTCCTCATTTAATTTTACAAACTCTAATTCTCTACTAAGTTCTTTCTCTTTTGGTGATTCAAAAAAAGGTGTAAAAACTACAAATCCCAAAATCATAAATATAAAAGCCGAAATAATTGTTAGTAAAAAGTTTTTAAGTTTATCTCTTTTTTTAATCTTAATCTTTTGATAAGAAAGCGTATCTGAATCGTAATAATATTTTACTTTCGCCATGTGTATAAATTATATTATTTTTGCATCGTGAAAAATGCCATATTATTTTATGAATTATATGGCGTACAAAAACAAATTTACAAAATGTTTTACAAAAGTTGTAGAACACTTATTTTTTAGCATATAATTAACAAATGAAATAGCTCTAAATAAAATTTTAATAAAATATAATATTATTAAATTGAGCTATTCCTTTTGACCTATAAAAACATTAAGATATTACAAATGAAATCACAACAAGTTCGTCAACAATTTTTAGACTTTTTTGCTTCAAAAAAACACACAATAGTACCATCTTCTCCAATGGTACTTAAAAATGACCCTACCCTGATGTTTACAAATGCAGGTATGGTTCCTTTTAAAGAATTTTTTTTAGGGCAAAAAACAGTGAAAGATAAACGTGTTGCTGATTCACAAAAATGTTTGCGCGTTTCTGGAAAACACAACGATTTGGAAGAGGTTGGAAAAGACACCTATCATCATACTATGTTTGAAATGCTTGGCAACTGGAGCTTTGGAGATTATTTTAAAAAGGATGCTATTGACTGGGCTTGGGAATTATTAGTTGATGTGTTAAAAATTGATAAAGATTGTTTGTATGTTACTGTTTTTGAAGGGGAAAAAGAAGAAGGATTGGCTTACGACCAAGAAGCCTACAATTATTGGAAAAAGCATATTAGTGAAGACCGAATTATTAACGGTAATAAAAAAGATAACTTTTGGGAAATGGGTGCTCAGGGGCCTTGTGGTCCTTGCTCTGAAATTCATGTGGATATTAGATCTGATGAGGAAAAAACAAAAATTTCAGGAAAAAGCTTGGTGAATATGGATCACCCTCAAGTGGTAGAAATATGGAATTTAGTTTTTATGGAATTCAATCGCAAGGCCGATGGTTCCTTAGAAAAGTTACCTGCTAAACATGTTGATACTGGAATGGGGTTTGAACGTTTATGTATGGTTTTACAGCACAAACAATCTAACTATGATACTGACGTTTTTACACCATTAATTAGAGAAGTTGAAGCAATTACGAATACTAATTATGGCAAAAATGAAGAAATAGACATTGCTATCCGGGTTATTGCAGACCATGTTCGTGCAGTAGCTTTTGCCATTGCAGACGGGCAATTACCATCAAATACAGGTGCTGGATATGTTATTAGACGTATTTTAAGAAGAGCTATTAGATATGGGTTTACTTTTTTAAACAAAAAAGAACCTTTTATTTATAAATTAGTTTCTACTCTTAGTAAGCAAATGGGAGATTATTTCCCTGAAATAAAAGCACAAAATCAATTAATTACCAATGTAATTAAAGAAGAAGAACATTCTTTTTTACGCACTCTTGAACAGGGTCTTATTTTATTAGATGGTATTATAAAAAGCACCAATGGCACAAAAGTTTCTGGTAAAAAAGCCTTTGAATTGTATGATACTTACGGTTTTCCTATAGATTTAACTTCGTTAATTCTCTCTGAAAAAGGAATGACTCTAAATGAAGATGAATTTACCGATGAATTAGAAAAGCAAAAAAATAGATCAAGAGCTGCAGCAATTGTGGAAACTGATGATTGGATTCTTTTGATAGATGATAACGAAGAAGAGTTTGTAGGGTATGATATTCTTGAAACGAATGTGAAAATAACCCGCTATAGAAAAATATCTTCAAAAAAATATGGAGATTTATATCAATTGGTATTTAATTTAACTCCTTTTTATCCTGAAGGAGGTGGGCAAGTTGGAGATAAAGGGTATTTAGAAGCTAGTAACGGAAATGTAATTTATAT contains the following coding sequences:
- the alaS gene encoding alanine--tRNA ligase gives rise to the protein MKSQQVRQQFLDFFASKKHTIVPSSPMVLKNDPTLMFTNAGMVPFKEFFLGQKTVKDKRVADSQKCLRVSGKHNDLEEVGKDTYHHTMFEMLGNWSFGDYFKKDAIDWAWELLVDVLKIDKDCLYVTVFEGEKEEGLAYDQEAYNYWKKHISEDRIINGNKKDNFWEMGAQGPCGPCSEIHVDIRSDEEKTKISGKSLVNMDHPQVVEIWNLVFMEFNRKADGSLEKLPAKHVDTGMGFERLCMVLQHKQSNYDTDVFTPLIREVEAITNTNYGKNEEIDIAIRVIADHVRAVAFAIADGQLPSNTGAGYVIRRILRRAIRYGFTFLNKKEPFIYKLVSTLSKQMGDYFPEIKAQNQLITNVIKEEEHSFLRTLEQGLILLDGIIKSTNGTKVSGKKAFELYDTYGFPIDLTSLILSEKGMTLNEDEFTDELEKQKNRSRAAAIVETDDWILLIDDNEEEFVGYDILETNVKITRYRKISSKKYGDLYQLVFNLTPFYPEGGGQVGDKGYLEASNGNVIYIVDTKKENNLIIHFAKSLPKDPTQTFKAVVDKKQRYRTACNHSATHLLHQALREVLGTHVEQKGSAVHSKNLRFDFSHFSKLSSDEIQAVEDFVNARIESKIPLKEFRNIPMEVAQKKGAMALFGEKYGDTVRAIQFGNSVELCGGTHVQNTGDIWHFKIISESAIAAGIRRIEAITNDAVKEYYSENNKIYNNLKVLLKNPQNPQKAITDLQEENTSLKKQLEILLKDKAKNLKGELIQKVENINGVNYLAKKLDLDQNSIKDLAFDLGNKIENLFLLVGTEREGKAFLTCFISKNLVEDKKLNAGQVVRELGKLIQGGGGGQPFFATAGGKNPEGIEKALEESKRYIL
- a CDS encoding MerR family transcriptional regulator, which codes for MHINLPKKRYYKIGEVAKAFGLNTSHIRFWEKEFDILKPKKNKKGNRLFTEEDLKNLKLIYHLVKEKGFTLEGAKSKMKENPKNIKNNLDIIIRLEAIKAKLIKIKDQING
- a CDS encoding M23 family metallopeptidase; the encoded protein is MAKVKYYYDSDTLSYQKIKIKKRDKLKNFLLTIISAFIFMILGFVVFTPFFESPKEKELSRELEFVKLNEELHSKKIVQLESILKEIQDRDNNIYRLYFEVNPIPEERRKAGFGGINRYKALEGFDNSEMIIDVTKNMDILSKQLYIQSKSLDEIVNLAENKEKLLAAIPAIQPVKKEDLTRMASGFGWRTDPFTKARKKHYGMDFSAPSGTPIYATGDGIVKRADQRASGFGKHIEIDHGFGYITLYAHLSKYNVRRGQHVKRGDLIGFVGTTGRSQGPHLHYEVHKNGRKINPINFYYGNLSPEEFEAMQKAAQIEGQSLD